GGATGGACCCGCTACAGAGACAGCCGGTTCGCCGGCGGCATCACCGGTACCGGAAAAGAGCTGGGCGCCGGAGACACTACCGTCGCCGCCCTGGATTTCAACGCCCGCCTTGCCGATGATGCCGACGGCACCCTCGCCGCCGACGCCCGGCTCACAGGACTTGCCGCCGGACAGTTCCGGGCCGACGCCGCCGGCCTCACCGTCTCCGGCACCCTTCCCCGGCACGTCATCGACGGCGAGCTCCGCTCCGGGGGATATTCCGCCGCAGCAAGCCTTGACGGCGGCTATGCCGACGGCAGCTGGCGGGGACGGATAACCGGCCTCACCGCCCGCGATACCGTGGGTGCGTGGCGCCTTACGGCACCGGCAGCGCTTGCCGTCACCCCCGACGCCATCGGCCTGTCGCCCCTCGTTCTTGCCGGCAGCAACGGCGAACGGCTGGAAATCTCGGCGAACCTTGCCCGCGAAACGCTCCAGGGAACCGTCAGGGGAACCTGGCAGGACGTAGACCTTGCCCACGCAGCTCCGTGGCTTTCCCCCGAACTGCATCTTGAAGGGCGTCTTTCAGGCAACGCGACGGCACACCTCCTGCCGGGCAAGCGCCTGGACCTCACCGGGCGCAGCGCCCTCAACTCCGGCGCTCTCCGGTGGACCGGACCCGGAGGGGGAATAACCGCCGGCAACGTCCGGGCAGATATTTCCGCGACCTGGCGCGGCGGGCTTGCGGAAGGAGCGCGCCCCCTCGCCGACGACCGCCTGGTCTTCACCGGAACCGCTGCGGCCCGGGGGGCAATCACCACCGATAAGCAGGAGATTGCCGTTCCGGAGATGACACTCTCCCTCCAGGGGGGACCGGACGGCATGGGAGCGCGGATCGGCCTGCGCATTGCCGGCGGCGGGAGCCTCGACGCCCGCTTCGTATCCCGCGAACCGGCCCGGACCGCCATTCCGGACCAAGGGGAGTTCACCGCATCGTGGCAGGGGCTCGACATGGCCCTGGCGCGCCCCTGGCTCCCGCAAACGGTGGACCTGGAAGGAAACCTCTCCGGAGAAGCCAGGGGGACCATCCTCCCCGGCGCCCGCATCGACGCCGGCGGGACAGCGGCCGTGGGGGAGGGAAGCGTCCGGTGGTACGACGGGATGCGGGAATATACAACCCGCCTGCGCCAAGCCGGCGCATCCTGGGCCTGGCGCGACGGGAGCCTGTCCGGGGACCTTGCCCTGACCCTCGCCGAGTACGGACAGGTGCGGGGGACCTTCCGGCTTCCCCTTCCCGCCCGCATACCCACCGCCATCGATCCCGCGGGGCCGCTCAGCGCTACCCTCGCCGGAGATTTCCGGGAGCGGGGAATCCTCACCGCCCTCTTCCCCGGCCTTGTCCAGGAAAGCCATGGCACGCTCCATCTCGACCTGGGCATCGACGGCACATGGCAGTCGCCCCGGCTCGGCGGCACCTTCGCCCTGGCCGACGCCGGAGCATATCTCCCCCCGGCCGGGGTAAAACTCGAAAAAGTTGCCATGAATGGCCGCCTTTCCGGCAACGAGATCACCATCGAATCGCTGAAAGCAGCCTCGGGCCCCGGAACCCTCACCGCCACGGCGGTAATCGGGCTCGATCAGTGGCGCGTGGCGCGCTACCGGGGAACCGTGGCCGGTGAACGGTTCCAGGCGATCGACGTTCCCGAAATCCGGCTGCTCGCCACCCCGAACCTCACCTTTGAGGGGACGCCGGAGAAGGTTTCGGTGCGGGGCCGGCTCCAGGTCCCCGAACTCCTCGTAACCGCTGCCGGGACGGGAAGCCCCGTCTCGGCCAGCTCTGACGTGGTTCTTGAAGGGGCCCCCCCTCCAAGGGAGACCGAAATTCCCCTTGCCCTCGACATTCGGGTCGGGGTAACGCTGGGCGACCGGGTAATCGTCAAGGCGGCGGGAATCGATGCCCAGCTCGGAGGAAACGTAGACCTGACGATTCTCGGGCCGAACGAGGTCACAAGCACGGGTTCCATAAGGGTTGTGAAGGGGCACTACAGTACTTACGGGGTAAAACTGGAGATTGTCAGGGGACGGGTATTCTACGCCGGAGGCCCCATCGACAGGCCGACCCTCGATTTCCTGGCGGTGCGGACCGAAGGCGACGTGAAGGCGGGAGTAACGGTGAGCGGAACTGCGGACCAGCCGGTAATCAAGCTCTACTCGGAACCGGCAATGCCCGACACGGAGATTCTATCCTACATCGTGCTGGGGCGCCCCATGAGCAGCGGAAACGAAGAAGAAACCGGCCTGCTGATGAAGGCGGCAGGGGCGCTTCTGTCGGCCGGGCAGTCCGTGGCCCTCCAGGACCAGGTAAAACAGCGGGTCGGCATCGACGTGCTCGACTTCTCCGCTGCCCGCGGCACGTCATACGGAGGGTACCGCAAGATCGACGTTACGCCGAACGGAACGGCAACTGGCACGGCAACGCCGACGGGAATCGACGAGACAATGGTGACGGTCGGGAAATACCTGACCCCCGACCTCTACCTGAGCTACGGGCGCTCTCTTTTCAGCGAGCGGAACCAGGTCGTGCTGCGCTACCGGCTGACTAGGCGGCTGGAAATCGAAACCCAGGCAGGCGCCGAACTGGGGGCGGACCTCACCTACCGGATCGACTTCGATTAACCGCTAAAGATCTGCATAACACTGAGAAACGGAGAACACGGAGAAAGAACAGGCGACCGACTTCCCTCAGGCTTTCTCCGTGCCCTCTGTGCCTCCGTGGTGAAATGCTTATCGTGTTTTATTCAGAGGCAACCGTAAAGAAGAACGTCGCACCCTTTCCCGGTTCGCCTTCGGCCCATATCCGGCCGCCATGGCGCTCGATGATCCGCTGCACCGTGGCAAGCCCGATGCCGGTCCCCTCGAACCCCTCGTTGATGTGGAGCCGATGGAAGGGGAGGAAGAGCTTGTTCGCATACTGCATGTCGAACCCCACCCCGTTGTCCCCCACGAAAAACACCTTTCTCCCCTCTTGAATGCGGGAGCCCACCTCGATTCGAGCAGCCGGATTGCGGGAACAGAACTTCCAGGCATTGTGGATGAGGTTGGTCAGTGCCGCCCCCAGCAGGGAGGGATCGCCCGTTGTCCGCAGGTCCGGCTCGATGACGAACTCCACCTTCCGCTCCGGCTGGCCCAGGGCGAGGTCATCGGCAATCTCCCGGGCCATGACGCTAAGGTCCACGGGCTGGCGGCACACTTCGTCGCGGTTGACGCGGGACAACTCCAGCAGGTCGTCGATCAGCTCTCCCATGCGGTTGGCTGCGGCGGCTATCCGCCGGAGGTTTTCCATCCCGTTCTCATCGAGGCGGTCGGCGTAATCCTGCTGGAGGATGGCGCTGAACCCGTTGATCCCCCGGAGAGGGGTGCGGAGATCATGGGATACCGTGTAGCAAAAAGTCTCCATCTCCCTCACCGACTGCTGAAGCTCCACCGTCCGCTCCCGGACCCTTTGCTCCAGCTCGGCATTGAGGGTCCGGATTTCTTCCTCCGCCCGCTTGCGCTCGGTGACATCCCGCACAAGCACGATGCTGGCGACGATCTCCCCCCCGGCATCCTTCAGCGGAGAAGCGGAAACCTCCACAAACCTGTCCCCATCCTCCAGGGGTATCCGGTTTTCCTGGGTGTGGACCATGCCGTCCGCGAAACACCGCGCCACCGGGCACTCATCGCAGGCATGGTCGCTGTGGAGGTAGACCTCGTAGCAGAAACGCCCCACATGGTCGCCACCGGTTATCATTTTATGCTTTTCATTCTGGTACAGAACCCGGAAGTTCCGGTCCTGGATGCTGAGCCCATCCCCCAGGGCGGCGATGATGGCTTCGGACTTCGCCCTTTCCTCTTCGGCCCGCGCAACGGCGTGCTGCAGGGATTCCCGCTTTTGCCTAAGCCCCTCCATCATGGTGTTGAATGCCGTGGCGAGGGTGCCTATCTCATCGTGGGACTCCACGGGCACCGGTGTCCGCCCATCGGAGCTGTTGGTCAATGCCTTGATATGGCCGGTGAGGCGCGAAAGCGGCAGAATCAGCCGCTGCATGGCATACCAGCTCACCAGGAGCATCAGGACGATACCCAGCACTAAGGCAGTTACAAAATACGTGCGGGCCCGGTTGAGGGAAGCATATGCCTCCTCAAGGGGGTAGACCGCCGTGAGGAGCCAGTTCACGGAACGCAGGTGCTTGTAGGAAGCCAGAACGGGAACCCCACTGGAGTTCACCGTCTCGCCGCTCCCCTCGAAGCCGGCCATGGCCCGGTCGAAAAGCGGGTTGCTCCCTGACGTGACCACTTGCATGATGAGTGACTTGTCAGGGTGCACGAGCCGTCTCCGGTTCCCGTCAACCAGCACTGCATATCCGCTTTTGCCGATATGCATGTTCCCGACGTCCGTCAGGAAATTTTCGCCAAGCAGATCGGCATGGCCGGCAAGGATGGCCGTCAGCCGGCCATTGGCGTCAAACAACGGATAGGTCAGCATGACCGCCGGATGGCCCGGCGCGTAGGTTGAGACGAAGGGAGCGCTTATCTGAGGCTTGCCGGTTGCAACGGTTTTCTTGAAATACTCGCGGTAGGAATAATCATGCCCCCTGATTTCGAGCTTCCGGGGGCTTTCAATTAGCATCTTTCCGTCGGGAGTGAAGACGAAAAGGGCGTCAAACAGAAGATGCAGGGTGGTCTTGCCGTCAAGGACTTCCTGGAGATCATCCTCATTCCGGAGCACATCCCGCGTCAGTTTCGGGGCAAACGCCTGAAGCGACTTCTGGGCAAAGAGGAGTTTTTTGTCCAGGTCGTCGGCAATGGATGAAAGGAGCGCCTCCTGGTGAGTCGAAATGCTTTCCTTGAATTGCCGCTGAAAATAGCTGAGAGCAAATAAACCGGCCACCAAGCCGAAACAGAGGAACAACAAGGCAACCCCTATTGCCATGCGGGCTTTGAGACTGAGTTGCGTCATGCGGGGACCCCTGCTGTCAGGCTTGTGGTTATATGATTATTGCCGCCAAATCGATTCCTATGCTTTTTTTATACCACATAGTTCAGAAGACATGCCACGGGGCAAACAATATTTGCATGGAAGCATCCTTCATTTGTTATGATTATGTGAATAAAACCCAGACCTTCATCACTGTGCAAAGGAGTGCGCAATGAAAAATTTATTCTTCGCCGTAACCGCAACGCTTATCGTCACAACCCTATTCTCCCCCATGGCACAATCAGCCGAAGAGCCGCCTCCCCGGCAGGAGCAGAATGGCAGCGACATGGAACAAAAAGCTTCGGAAATTGGACGCAAGCTCGACGAAATGGAACGCAGGATGAAAGAGGCCTCAGACGAGACCAAGGCCGCCTTTACCCGCGAAATGGCCGAACTGCGCAGGCAAGAGGCCGCACTTCGGGACAGGATGAAGGAGATGAGGGGAACAAGCGGCAAGGTATGGAAGGAAATGAAAGAAGGGACGGAAAAAGCCCTTGATGAATTGCAGCAGTCATACGACCGGGCGCGGGAGCAGTTCAAGCCGTAATATCTCCGTTCAGGCTCCCAGCAGCCCCGCCAGTTCATCGAGACTTTCGACGGCGAGATCGGTCAGTTCCGGCCAACGGAAACTCCGGCTCCGGTCCACGTGGATCGTAGCGGCGCCCAAGGCCCGGCCGCTCTGGAGGTCGAAGAGGTAGTCGCCCACCATGACCATGGACTCGCCGGTGGCCCCCCAGCGGGCGGAGAGGATGGAGAGCCCTTGCGGATCGGGCTTCGGCAAGGCATCATGGCGCCCCAGAACGTTGCCCGGTGCGAAACGCCCCCCCCACGCCGATGGTCTCCAGAACCTGCAGGGCAATTTCCTTGGTGTTGCGGGTGACGATCCCCAGGGGGGCTCCCCGACGATGGAGCGCCTCCACGAGCCGCACCGCGCCCGCCGCCGGTTCGGCCCGTTTCGCCAGCTCCATCTCGATCCCGTCGAGCCGGCGGTGAAGAAGTCGAGCATCCTCCAAGGGCAGCCCGTCGATATACTCCAGGATGTCGCTCCCCTCCGGAACCCCGAGTTCGGCCCTTATTGCCGCGAAATCATGGACCGGAACAGTCAGTGTCCCGTCCAGATCGAAAACCCAGTGGGGGCGGGCCATAATCTCCGCAATGGCCGCGATGTGTTGCCGTTGTGGTATCATCTTTTCTCCCGGAGTGGATGGTCGCCGTCCATGACTATCAAATTTCCACGATTTTGCCGCCGGGGAGGAGCCGGAAGAGGTTTCCCCGCCACCGGACCCGGTTTCCCGCAAACGACAGGGCCCAGGTGCCGAAGGCAAGGGCGTCCCGCAGCGGCAGCAACCAGAGCCAGCGGGGGAAGATTCCGTCTTTCACGTAACGGCGGCTGAATACGAGGGCGACGGCGGCACGGACCAGGTAGAGAAGCAGGACCGCCAGCCACCCCGTGCCGGAAAATCCGGAGGCCGCCAGCGCAAGGCATGCCATCGGGAAAGGCTGGGTGATGCCGGAGCCAAGGTAGCCGCCGGGGCGCGAAACCCGCATGGTGCGCGACCAGCGGAGCTGGCGGGAAAGGACCGTCGCCAGGTCCTCCCGATGCATGACGCTCTCCACGTAACAATCGGAGAGCTCCAGCCGCCACCCGGCACGGTAGACCTTGTTGCCGAGCTGGTAGTCGTCGGCCAGGTAATCCGCCAGGGCGCGAAACCCTCCGATGGCCTCAAGGGCCTCCCGCCGCACCGCCATGGAAGCCCCCAGGGCAAAGGAAAGCCCCTCCAGCTTCATGGCCACCATGACGTTGGGAATCATCTCCACCGTGAAACCCATGGCCTCCACCGCCGTTGCGGCGCCGCTCACGCCGGGGCTGCGGTACAGGGAGGTGACGAGCCCCACCTGCCGGTCGGCAAAGGGGGCGGCCACCTCGCGGAGATAGCCGGGGGAAACCCGGATGTCGCTGTCGCAGACGATAAGCAGTTCGTGCTTTGCCTTCGGATAGGCATTGACCAGGTTCGAAACCTTGTGGTTGGGACCGTGGAGGGTGGCATCCGCCACCATTTCCATATCGATGGCGGGAAACTCCGCCATAAGCCGCCTGATGACCGGAATTACCGGATCGGCAGGGTCGGCGCAGGCAAAGACGATCTGGAATGGCGCCGGGTACTCCTGACGGCAGAAGGAGGCAAAGTTGTCGAAGCTCCCGGCGTCCATCCCCTTGACCGGCTTGATTATCGTGACGGAAGGGGCATGCCCCGGCAAGGGGTGCTTCCGCCCGAAGTATGACCGGGCACAGAACAAGGCCAGGACTCCATAGATAAGGGGCGGAAGGACGCAGAAAAAAGGGAGCACCGTGTTCATCATGGCTGGATGAAACCTCAGGGGATTTTATTGCTGGCACATCGCCTATTTACCCTTGTTCCCGCAGTCATTGCAACGCAAAACTCTACCGGCCGGTTCATCCCCCTTGCGGAAATGCATCCCGCCAAGCTACTATCGTGACGATACCACGCATACGGGAAACATGGTGACATCACCCTACACAAATTTAAGCACAGAGCGGCTCTCGACTCTGGTCATAGAACTGAACATTCTTCGCCGTCACGTGACCGCCTACCCGGCCGGCCACCCGCTGCCCGGGGAGGCGGCCCGGAAGGTGGCGCATCTGCTGGGCCGGTTACTGGAGAACACCTCAAGCGTGACCCTCGGCATCGCCCGGGAGACGATCCTGTTCGGCGACCATCCCCTCGACCGAAAGAACCCCGTCTTCCGGGATTTTGCCCGGGTGCTCTCCGATCGCGGAATTGTAACCATCACTTGCCATCGTGGCCTGGACGACGTCGAACTGCTTCGCTTCGGGGACATCCTCTCGCGCAGCCGCGAAGAGATTAACGCCTGCGGAGGGATAGAGGCGGTCGCCAGGGCGGAGGGGCTGTCCCGCCTGGAGGTCCGGGGGGTTAACTATGACATGTTCAGAGTAACAGAGGCGGACCAGCTCCCGGGGGTGCAGGAGGGGGCGAGCGGTTCGGCTTCCCTCTGGGAACAGTTCGTCCGGGGGCTGCTGAACGGCACCCTCGACCCCTTCGGCGACTCGACGGAAAACCGGCCGCCAATGGATCCGCGAATCCTGGCCGATGTGCTGAACGGCCTGGCATTCAGCGATCCGGACCGCCAGGACGAAACCTACGATGCGGTAATCGCCGCTTTCATGCGGCGCATCGACCGGAATTCCGGCGAACAATCCGAGCCGGAGTGCGCCGTGCGGCTGGGAGCGCTTGCGGAGAACCTGAACCCTGAATTAAGGCGGCAGTTTATGGGCAGGGCTTTCAACGCGCTGGCCGACCGGCCGGAGGCGGCCGTCCGGCTTGTGTCATCCATGGATGACAACATAATCCTCGACACCATTGAAGAACTCAACACCCGCAATGTCCCCGTTCCGCCCCTCATTCTGACCCTCTGCCAAAAGCTCAATGCCTATTCCGATGACAGCGAGGCCCCCCTCCCGGTCTCCCGGGCCGAGGCCGGCAAGGTGGCCCGGAACTTTGGCGCCATGCTCGCATCGGAGAGCTTCGAGCAGTACGTTCCCGAAGTCTACCAAGGAAACCTGGAGCAGATCGTCGCCGCCGGGAAGATCGCCTCGGGGCTTTCCGAGGCGGCAACCCTGCGGGAACTCCTGGAGTCGGAAAACTACGAAGCGAAGGTGGGAACCATAATCCTGGAGATCATGAAATCCGACCCGGCCTGGGAGGATGCCGCCGGCATAGGAGAAAGCCTCGGCGAACTCTGCGCCTACTACCGGGATGCGGGGGACTTCCCCGCCCTCAAGGCGGTCTGCGAGCACCTCCCGCCTCCGGGGGAAGCTCCATCCACGCTGCTTCAGCAGAGGCTTCTCAAGGTAGTCGGCTCGCCATCTTTCATCGTCCCCCTCATGGATGCGCCCGCAGTGTGGGGCAAGGGGCGCTACGACGAAATACGCGCCATCATAACCCTCATCGGCACACCCTGCGTACAGCCTCTCCTGGACCGCCTGGCCGAAGAGGAGAGCATGTCGCTCCGGCGCTACTACATGGCGTGCCTTCTTTCGCTGGGGCAGGCGGCCCGCGACGAAGTCATTGCGCGCCTGGACGACGGTCGCTGGTTCTATGTCCGCAATCTCGTCACGGTACTAAGGGGGCTCGACGATCCCACGGCAATCCGCCCCTTGAGCCGCCTTCTGCACCACCCCCATCCCCGTGTGCGCCAGGAGACGCTCCGGACCCTGGTCCATTTCCGCGACCCCGAGGGAGAACGGATGCTTCTCAGGGAACTGGGGAGCAGCGACCGTGAAACCGTGTTGACCGCAATCCAGCTCTCCGACCGCAGCCGCAGCCCAAAGGTGCGGGAGCGGCTGACGGGGCTCCTTAACAAGGGCGGCCTCACGGGCACCGGCATCGACATCCGCTGCGCCGTAGTAAAAGCACTGGCCGAAACCGGCGATCCGGCGGCACTCCCCGACCTTGCCCGCCTGCTCCGCTCCCGGAGCATTCTTCGCTCGGCCTCCCTTGTCCGGCTGAAGACAGAGGTCGTCCGCTCCCTGTCGAAATATCCCCCGGAAGCAGCATTGCCCCTGCTTCGCGAAGCCGCCGCCTCGGGAGTGCCCG
The nucleotide sequence above comes from Geobacter benzoatilyticus. Encoded proteins:
- a CDS encoding translocation/assembly module TamB domain-containing protein — translated: MKRFAAYLIAILALALLAAGALTARWLLGTPEGARWLLSAVSRFTPLTITARELEGSAGRDLRLRGVRVAWPQGYLDAERLRLRWQPLLLLSGTLAVKELSLDGVLIQDNSPPSTTAPDLSWPTVTGIPARMDGYLDALRITGLSYRSRSGPLNNLGDMAATVTWHDRTLAVGRLSAKNGFGTITGLVTAGFERPALRADLAAALTDTASGFRRLALATRLTPARAPEQMAGPITVTADGGRRPAATLGGEMGMTRTGFTLKGVRLAEAGRRGTVTADGSITLTTGDPVAKLQAKLQSLDIEPETGIATDISGTVDLDGTWQEYRGRFNLANTGKEWRNARLAANVTGTGRGMELSSLAGSLLGGRVNGGVKLGWSEGFSVSGSLRGDRLDPRRLSPQWNGIVNLDLKGDVRWSGAPLPQGTVKLALRESRLRGYPLAGVLDANSDGNDVTINDLALHGKGVDLGARGTLRERIGFEAAITDLGGLIPDTRGRLALDGWTRYRDSRFAGGITGTGKELGAGDTTVAALDFNARLADDADGTLAADARLTGLAAGQFRADAAGLTVSGTLPRHVIDGELRSGGYSAAASLDGGYADGSWRGRITGLTARDTVGAWRLTAPAALAVTPDAIGLSPLVLAGSNGERLEISANLARETLQGTVRGTWQDVDLAHAAPWLSPELHLEGRLSGNATAHLLPGKRLDLTGRSALNSGALRWTGPGGGITAGNVRADISATWRGGLAEGARPLADDRLVFTGTAAARGAITTDKQEIAVPEMTLSLQGGPDGMGARIGLRIAGGGSLDARFVSREPARTAIPDQGEFTASWQGLDMALARPWLPQTVDLEGNLSGEARGTILPGARIDAGGTAAVGEGSVRWYDGMREYTTRLRQAGASWAWRDGSLSGDLALTLAEYGQVRGTFRLPLPARIPTAIDPAGPLSATLAGDFRERGILTALFPGLVQESHGTLHLDLGIDGTWQSPRLGGTFALADAGAYLPPAGVKLEKVAMNGRLSGNEITIESLKAASGPGTLTATAVIGLDQWRVARYRGTVAGERFQAIDVPEIRLLATPNLTFEGTPEKVSVRGRLQVPELLVTAAGTGSPVSASSDVVLEGAPPPRETEIPLALDIRVGVTLGDRVIVKAAGIDAQLGGNVDLTILGPNEVTSTGSIRVVKGHYSTYGVKLEIVRGRVFYAGGPIDRPTLDFLAVRTEGDVKAGVTVSGTADQPVIKLYSEPAMPDTEILSYIVLGRPMSSGNEEETGLLMKAAGALLSAGQSVALQDQVKQRVGIDVLDFSAARGTSYGGYRKIDVTPNGTATGTATPTGIDETMVTVGKYLTPDLYLSYGRSLFSERNQVVLRYRLTRRLEIETQAGAELGADLTYRIDFD
- a CDS encoding sensor histidine kinase produces the protein MTQLSLKARMAIGVALLFLCFGLVAGLFALSYFQRQFKESISTHQEALLSSIADDLDKKLLFAQKSLQAFAPKLTRDVLRNEDDLQEVLDGKTTLHLLFDALFVFTPDGKMLIESPRKLEIRGHDYSYREYFKKTVATGKPQISAPFVSTYAPGHPAVMLTYPLFDANGRLTAILAGHADLLGENFLTDVGNMHIGKSGYAVLVDGNRRRLVHPDKSLIMQVVTSGSNPLFDRAMAGFEGSGETVNSSGVPVLASYKHLRSVNWLLTAVYPLEEAYASLNRARTYFVTALVLGIVLMLLVSWYAMQRLILPLSRLTGHIKALTNSSDGRTPVPVESHDEIGTLATAFNTMMEGLRQKRESLQHAVARAEEERAKSEAIIAALGDGLSIQDRNFRVLYQNEKHKMITGGDHVGRFCYEVYLHSDHACDECPVARCFADGMVHTQENRIPLEDGDRFVEVSASPLKDAGGEIVASIVLVRDVTERKRAEEEIRTLNAELEQRVRERTVELQQSVREMETFCYTVSHDLRTPLRGINGFSAILQQDYADRLDENGMENLRRIAAAANRMGELIDDLLELSRVNRDEVCRQPVDLSVMAREIADDLALGQPERKVEFVIEPDLRTTGDPSLLGAALTNLIHNAWKFCSRNPAARIEVGSRIQEGRKVFFVGDNGVGFDMQYANKLFLPFHRLHINEGFEGTGIGLATVQRIIERHGGRIWAEGEPGKGATFFFTVASE
- a CDS encoding HAD family hydrolase — its product is MPKPDPQGLSILSARWGATGESMVMVGDYLFDLQSGRALGAATIHVDRSRSFRWPELTDLAVESLDELAGLLGA
- a CDS encoding HAD family hydrolase; protein product: MIPQRQHIAAIAEIMARPHWVFDLDGTLTVPVHDFAAIRAELGVPEGSDILEYIDGLPLEDARLLHRRLDGIEMELAKRAEPAAGAVRLVEALHRRGAPLGIVTRNTKEIALQVLETIGVGGAFRTGQRSGAP
- the hpnI gene encoding bacteriohopanetetrol glucosamine biosynthesis glycosyltransferase HpnI, with the translated sequence MMNTVLPFFCVLPPLIYGVLALFCARSYFGRKHPLPGHAPSVTIIKPVKGMDAGSFDNFASFCRQEYPAPFQIVFACADPADPVIPVIRRLMAEFPAIDMEMVADATLHGPNHKVSNLVNAYPKAKHELLIVCDSDIRVSPGYLREVAAPFADRQVGLVTSLYRSPGVSGAATAVEAMGFTVEMIPNVMVAMKLEGLSFALGASMAVRREALEAIGGFRALADYLADDYQLGNKVYRAGWRLELSDCYVESVMHREDLATVLSRQLRWSRTMRVSRPGGYLGSGITQPFPMACLALAASGFSGTGWLAVLLLYLVRAAVALVFSRRYVKDGIFPRWLWLLPLRDALAFGTWALSFAGNRVRWRGNLFRLLPGGKIVEI
- a CDS encoding HEAT repeat domain-containing protein, with protein sequence MVTSPYTNLSTERLSTLVIELNILRRHVTAYPAGHPLPGEAARKVAHLLGRLLENTSSVTLGIARETILFGDHPLDRKNPVFRDFARVLSDRGIVTITCHRGLDDVELLRFGDILSRSREEINACGGIEAVARAEGLSRLEVRGVNYDMFRVTEADQLPGVQEGASGSASLWEQFVRGLLNGTLDPFGDSTENRPPMDPRILADVLNGLAFSDPDRQDETYDAVIAAFMRRIDRNSGEQSEPECAVRLGALAENLNPELRRQFMGRAFNALADRPEAAVRLVSSMDDNIILDTIEELNTRNVPVPPLILTLCQKLNAYSDDSEAPLPVSRAEAGKVARNFGAMLASESFEQYVPEVYQGNLEQIVAAGKIASGLSEAATLRELLESENYEAKVGTIILEIMKSDPAWEDAAGIGESLGELCAYYRDAGDFPALKAVCEHLPPPGEAPSTLLQQRLLKVVGSPSFIVPLMDAPAVWGKGRYDEIRAIITLIGTPCVQPLLDRLAEEESMSLRRYYMACLLSLGQAARDEVIARLDDGRWFYVRNLVTVLRGLDDPTAIRPLSRLLHHPHPRVRQETLRTLVHFRDPEGERMLLRELGSSDRETVLTAIQLSDRSRSPKVRERLTGLLNKGGLTGTGIDIRCAVVKALAETGDPAALPDLARLLRSRSILRSASLVRLKTEVVRSLSKYPPEAALPLLREAAASGVPDIELVARQTLLAMERSRP